The Primulina tabacum isolate GXHZ01 chromosome 10, ASM2559414v2, whole genome shotgun sequence region CGCGCGCTGCCGAGCAGCGCTCGTCAGGTCTCGACAGCGCCTGCCGAGCGCTCTCGGGGCGCTGCCGAGAGTTCTCGGCAGGCGCGCCGGAATCGCGCGCGGGTGCGCGTCTGCCCGCACCTGCGCGCAGATCCGCGCGCCTGCTACTGTTCATcgaccaaattttttttttccggttTTCGTCCCTTACAAGTTCCGACTACTCGTTTGAGtttctttcaacatatgatgaACTCTTTTCGAGTTTTATTCAGAACCACcgaacttaatattcgttcattaagcttcgttcttcgtttcgaattttccaatcaaacacattgatttatttgcttaattttcattcGTTAAGCATCAAAATTCCAACAAGATATTCTATGCCAAGGAGCTAGAAATAGTCACTAACAACTACTCTGAAGACCGGATCCTTGGCATGGGGGGTTATGGCACGTTATACAAAGGAATCCTACGTGATCAACGAGTTGTCGTTATCAAGAAATCAAGAATAATGGACCAGAACCAAATCGAGCAATTTATAAACGAAGTGTCCCTTTTGATCCAAGTAAATAATCGAAATGTCTTTAAGCTTTTGGGACGTTGCTTACTTGCTTAGAGAGTGAAGTTCCTTTATTGGTTTACGAGTTTATTATCAAATGGTACACTCTCTCGTGATCACATACATAACAATGGCGAAGCACCTTGGTTTTCTTGGAGCGACCATCCAAGAATCGCTGCTGAATGTGCTGGTGCATTGTCCTATCTTCATTCTTCAGCAATCAGCAGCAATGCCGATCATCCACAGAGACATCAAGTCACAAAACATACACATAGATGAACAATACAACGCAAAAATATCGGATTTTGGGGTTTCAAGATTAGTCCCACTGATAAAACACATGTAATCACTCGAGTCCAGGGGACCTTTGGATACTTAGGCCCCGAGTACATGCAAACAAGCCGGTTAACCGAGAAAAGCGACGTCTACTGTTTTAGTACCACGAATAATTAGCACTTGACAACTCTTCAATTTACACGAACAAAATTCTAATAACTTAGTAAAACCATGGTCTCAACGACGTATAGATTGTACGAAAGTACAaaagaataaaattatattataaaactttCAACCGAGAAGATGAGAGAATTGAATTCTCAATTTGAATCTCAAATTCAAAGTCTGAATTGTATGTTTTCGCTCGGAAAATCATATtgcaatatatataatattatttatttaattagattttgtttaaaattaatataattaatttgatttcaaaaatttatatatattttacgaTATCCTACTTTATGTATATCAAAATATCTAcaggaaagaaaaaaaatcttgtACTTTTTATTTGACAtggtataaaaaaaaataaaaattgattattctaaTATATTTCAAAGccagaattttaaaaatggtcTTTTTTATTACACATTTTGTATtatgtcttatttaattaaaaatatcctaaaataccattttttttatgaacaCATATGTTCTATTTTCCTGATCCATTTGTTTAATTATCTATTATTTCTCTTTAAGAGTTGATTTAACATTTGttctgttttatttaatttataatatattaatttttttaatactacttatttatatcaataaacatatttaataaaattatgaactgTTAGTTTGAATTAGTGCATGCGAAACCACCAaggttataatattttaattacgaaTGTTGCTCATGCAAAATAATATTAACAAAATCACCAATCACCATGGTTATGAAACGTAATAATTACATCAATGTGAGTTTACATaagtataaataaaaaatctgatGGTCTCAATTAAGTCTTTACTTTATTCCATTCTAACAGTTTATGAGTATGCACAACAAaccttcaaaaaaataaaatgcataaaaatgcaatttgaCAAAAGAATTATCTCAAATTATCATCATTCTATGTccaaatgcatggaattcataagATTATTCGAGAGCATaagaaaatcaaataaaaagttTGAGATGAAGAAATTGATGGTGAATAGTGTTTAAATGATAGGGGATATCTATGTAATTTGATATGATAGAAAGACTATTTtggtaaattaatttaaatgaagaataaaATTGATTATAGTAATTGTGTGAAATCTATTTAAGAAAATCTctctataaaaaaaatgtttcatgaaagagaatttttattttcctctaATCCCATGTTTGCAAATGTTACAGGCATCTACAGAAACAACGAACCTTGTGTGTTGGCACAATGATCACATAAAGTATGGAGACATAAAACGTGGACAACTTGGCAGATTGGATTCTCCTCCACAAAGAGGTCCGACAGTACGCCGGCGGCGCAGAGGATAAGAACACCGGCAATGAGCTGCCCGATTCCAgacatttaataaataaatataatattattgaaAACTCAAATTTCTCATACTTAAGGCGCAttggaagtttaaaaattttgtttcgaAATTGAAACATTCCTTGGACGTCGTATGAATTAAAACATCAACGCTAGCTACAAACTATTCCGAATTTTAATTCGAGATAATCATTCTTGTAAATCTCTTCGAATAAATCTTCTTTTTTTTATCGTCGAATTTAAGTTCACGATCGGAGACTGGATTCTTTGTTTGGATCACACTAGAAATCTCGAACAATATTATGTCAAGACTATATCGTCGAAATTTCAGAGATCTGGCTGCGACGGGCGACGAACGGTGGAAGAGGTCTGTCGGCCGAAATTTGCTTCACTAGAACTGTGTTGGCTGAAATTTTAGTTGAAGGGGAGAGTTGGAAAATTTTAGTTGCCAAAACATAGATGCAAAAATAATCTTATTTCAAATAATcattaatgaaatatttatatacTTTACTTTTTATTACATCAGGAGTCTTTCTTCTATCAAGATTGtttgttatcattattttaaattctcatatgATTATATCATGTATAAATCAACTCTTGATAATGCATAGTATTttcacttatatatatatatatatatatattatttatttatattaatacgTCTATATATGCACATATTTTGTATGTATAGacatattatttaatttcttaattaactTATTAGTTAATAAATTCTAGattcttttaaaatatttcatgtgaATTTTGTACATATTAATAGTCATCACTACTAACACTATTATTTAATTGGTAGATTCtaaattcattaaataaataattgtgaactcatCATAACCCCGATCGATGATCAGATAGCGCCGATGTATCaattatacaaattttgttcatataaagaaaatagaaaatttcaaaaatcaaaattttacacTAATCCATTTTTTACAGCAGCCAGTTTTGTGAACTTCTTCGCAAAAACAGACATTTTCACTCTTCTAACTCAATTATCAGTTAAGTTAACTCCTGCTTCTTATATCATATGGAATCAACTTGTAAACTTTTTTATAAGTattctgtttgatctccatcaaactacaatcgtcaaattcaactctttgaacttGACTAtatcaacgggaacacagaatctgATACTTTGTGACCCTCGatggttcagagatacagctagctgtgagttcacaacttcatgtgattcagaataacatttattcttattcgtaCTTACCATAATTTTACTCATTCTATTCATCAACACCTTTATCAAGAATGTCATAACTCAATTCTAATTGCACAcatcagatcatggtaagagcgtctagtagcatcgtcctaTGATCTCCTAGGTATCTCTGATAGTGCATGTaagaaccttaagttatggttagtgtacagtacggtccattcaactcatatatctcgatcgaatctccAATCATTGGTATATTGAGAGTTGCAAATAAATTCAATAATGATAAGATCTATCTTTGAGTGATAACAGtgacatggtatgtgcaactacgAAAACACATTTTCCCAAAGCACATGTCTTTATCTGGCCaaagactccttgcactattaactcatcagatcacataggatatcttcacccataagcaaacggtgaatccccaactacaataTATTTGCTCCTACATATTTCGAAATTACATCCAACCTTGTCaactgatgaccctcaatggagtaaataaaaatatcaaaacgcatgctagtacgtagaaCATCTACGTTCAAAGTACTAATAGAGTACAACCATAACAGCGGACTATTGCACTCGATAAATAATAATCACTTGGACAATAGGAATGAGGGTTGTTCAGTTAATCATCAAATGACCACTCATCTGTATGAATGGTCATCTTCATGTCTTACCACTAAAGCATGGTGTTTATATAACAGATgttagtctcaaactcaagcaacatttatccttattttaagaggttgaatcgactaagaacttatttagaatatacggtacacttcctatgagtttcatgatcttatatTGAGAGACTTACTTCATGGTACCTATGATATATTTAAGTACTTTATCTATatagcttgcatgggtatacaaataaagaaaatgtcataattggataaaaccgtaaaataatattaaaataaaaattatttttacataagagtcaataaaaccCAAATAATAAGTTGGCTCGTTTGACACATATTCtaacaaatataaatattatcaaatGCAACAACGATATGGGCATAATTGGATTCTTTTTATCTTGCTCCCTACCAATATTTTCTAATGCAATTTATCAAACTAAAGTGATTTCTAAGTTACTGCATCAatgtgatttatttaattagcaatttttaaatttcagtAGCTCAAGTCATTTTTCTTCCGGATTTCAGCAACgttattttattatatgttaatattttgtaaatttctacaatttatgaaaatatagatCATGTTAGAAATATATCTATCAATTTccagtatttttttttatagttttCTTTGTTTATGACATTGTATTTGTTCAGGAGATCATAAACGGTCAaatttaatatctacaacagttgtatttttagaagttagatttttatcatttttacatAAATCGATGCATCTTTACACCTAATATGCACGTAACTCAAAATTATGTGCAAACAATAAAGAGTTTGACTTTAATATAGCATACATCGAACATAATGATGGAATACTTGTATATGAGTCGTTAAAGCAcattttcatcagttgaagtatGTCTAAATAACAGTACACTGATATACAAATCCAGGTTTGAAAATACATCGAACTTCCCAAATACAGCATCGAATTTTTCATGTCTTATTTTTGCACAGACTTGAACCATTTTTGCACATAACTTCCAAGGTAATCCTTGATAACTACTGCATCTATAACTATATAATTGGCTTCCTGGAATTTCTAGTAGTGACTCCGATCTTTCTTTACGAGAAGTTAAGCAACCACGGGGTATGATGCACAAGTGGCGACACCTGCAATAAAGTTATGACCAAAAGTTCGTCAAAACAAAGGAGATTGATATCGTGTGTAGATAAGTATTCGATGTAGTTTACAAAACAGATTACAACAAAAGAACATTTTTCTGAACCTGGTGTGATATTAGGAGTTAGGTAGGAGTTATGAACTTGGAAGATCATTATGTATAATCCGAAGAAAGACTTACCACACATGTTCTTGCCCATCTCCATTTTAAAGTAACCATTGTCACCCCAATCAGCTCCCCATGAGTTCTTAATGAGCCAGTAGGGGATTCCATCCTCAACTCCATAACCAACAGCGAGAACAGCATGATTCACATCCTGCAAACATGTACAAAAAGGTTTCTTATACCTCCATGCACCAGTTGTGACTAGAACCAAAGAACTAAATTTTGGTGCACCAACTTCATACACTCGAGTCCTTGACTAAGACTAGAACCAAAGAACTGAATTATGGCTGCACCAACTTCATACACTTGAGTCCTTGACTAATTGGTTAGCAAGATCTCAAATATATACTTGCACGGCCTCCGATGCACAATAAATTTTAGATACATGCTTAAACGCCTTGCATGTAAGTTATTCCAACTCGAAAGTAccgcaatttttaaaaaatacttcCGATTTCATCATATCATTTGTCTAACAAAAGTTGGTCGAGAAACAGAGATACAGCAGGAAACAAGGCTTTTACTAGAGTACAACTAGGATGCAAGACTAAATATTCTTCTTGTGTGTCTTAGTTTGTGGTAGTACTAAAGCTACAATGTATTGGAGACCATATTTTTGTGCCAGTTAATGCAGAGTAGCATAAAGACAATTTTTTTTCCTACaaacttgttttattttatggGTGACATCATTACAATGCCAAAAAAACTCACCGTTGGAGAGTGGCCACATGAAGTGCTGGTGTAAACTCCCCCATTGTACGCTCTAAAACCATTAACCACCTCGAAAGCCACACTTACTGGCCGAACAAATGCTACTGCTTGTTTAAGCTCATCTTCAGCACCCTGTGATTGCAGAAACATCAGAGGAAACACTCAAAAGCATCTCAACCTTTGTAAATGGTTATGATATAGTCTTGTGTCTCATGTGATTTTCATCCATAAATTAATTTGACAGCCCCATTTCTACAAAAGAACATCCTCCAAGAACAAGAACGATGAAACTTAAGGCTTAAGAACAATTCAACTACTATTTTGCCAATCATAAATCTTACCAGGGTAATATTGACAGAATCAACTACTTTGACAACAGCATTTTCAGATGAATATTTACACGATCCATCAAGTCCAGTATACGGATATGAATCCTCAGTCTCAAGCCCACCATTGTATTTGATGTATTCGAAAGCTTGTGAGGGCAAACCCCCGTTGCATCCAAAGTTATTAAACTTTCCTGCACAATCCACAAGCTGTTGCTCGGACAGAGAAATACCCTTTCCAAATGCTTGAGAATATGCTGCTTCAAGCGCTCCAGTTGTGCTGTAAGTATCACATATATGTTAGGAGGCGTTAATGGAAATTGTGGGTTTTTATCCAATGAATATGGATGAAACTAAATTCCACCCTTCAGTAGCTGACCCAAAACTTGAGCTAACCTGAATGTCCAGCAGGATCCACAATGACCTTGGTTTTTTACAGGGCTAACAATGCCATTTTCCCTCCAATCTTTCTGCAGTCCAACACACCACCAAATGAGATGTTACGTGGATTTTATAAATGTTTTTGACTTTTCATAAGCTTTGAAACacatttgaatatttttcatagcTGATAGATACCCTTTATAGTCAGTTAAATAGAATTTCTAATTTGAATCCCCGGAAAGGGTGATTTCATCATATCTGCGTATAAAGTATGCCCACCagaaatttcttttcctgaTAGGAAAAGAAGAATCTTTTGGGAGTGTAGCAGGCCAAACACAGCTTTCTTTTATTGCCATTTAAAGGTATTCCAGTTTAAAAACTGAATTACATGgttgtgtttttttttatttcaaggCAACCTGGGACTGCAGAGTGCTCTTTCAAGGTAACAAATGAGGAAATTACACAACCGCGTAGATCATCTCTGGCACGAATAAATTTATCAGAAGAGATGCATACTATAAGAAACACCAAAATCTTAGGTGGGAAACAAACAATTGTAATTACCGATTCTGGAAGGATGACATTTGTGAGCTTGTGATTGCCCCTTGTGGTAGCGGAGCAGTTTTGAGAGGCTCCCAACCTATGCTTACGGAACTCCTCCCAAGTCAAGTCAGTGAACTCTGTTGACAATTAAGATAGTCGAGAAATGAAATGAGGATAAACATTTTAAGGCTCTCAAACAGCCAAAACCATGTCTTTGAATCcataaaaatctaaaaaaaaaaaatgatgcaGAGGGCAAACAGAAGCTTGGGTGAAGTCTGGTTGTAGGAACTGTCTTCTGCATACTTCAGGTATTGAAAATATGAAGTATATCAATTTTTTATGAGTAATAACTAATAAGCATTCCGAAAGAACGGTCATGTGTAATCAATAAGAGAGTACATAGATTCATATCCGGAGAAAAGTAATCATCCTAAGCTAGTACCTACAATTACTTGTAAATATCAGTTTCTTTATGCAGTACTTGGCAGTTAATCCAAAAAAAGCCGTTCACCCAACTAAAGATCAGTTTTTTTATGCAGTGTTTTGCAGTTAATCCAACAAAAGATACATAGAAGTGAAGCAAAACTTCGAACGTATGCGgatacattagaagaaattccCATCTTCTTCCCTTTATTACCAGATCAATCCTATGAATCAAACATAAAATATACAAAACGGATCAGCTACAGTGACGACAATACAGTTACACTTCAAGTTTTCCAATGCAGGAGAAGACAACAAATAAACTTCCAAAGTCAACCCATACATGATACAACACCAGAGTCAAGAGTGTTATCGAGAGGACCATATTATCATCTCTGAGTAATAGACAGACAAAACAACGAAATCCACACTATTAAAAAACTCGATAGtcattaaaaggctaaaaagaTACCATTGACTCCCATAGTGTACGAGAGTCCCTTCCTGTTATGCGATCTGATCATCTTCAAATTCTCCACAAATATCTGGAACCTCTTCTGAATCTCCTCAGCATCCTCATACCTCTTCCGGTAccttttgcaacaaaaatccatttacaaactaaaaaaaaaacctCTAAAAAACACCAATCCAGAACCtccaaaaaccaaaaaaaaaaatgtagcaaaaaagaaattaattaaaattgaaaaacctGTGAGCAAAGCGAGCAAACGAGAAGGCATGGCGAGAGTTTCCGACGACTCGGAGGATCGAGTTTTCGAGCTCGTGCAAACCGTCGACAACTTGCCTGATCGGATTCTCCTCCACAAAGAGGTCCGATCCGGATATGACGCCGGCGGCGCAGAGGATAAGAACACCGGCAATGAGCTGCGCGATTCCAGCcatttaacaaataaatataaatattatcaaatGCAACGACGATATGGGCGTAATTGGGTTCCTTTTATCTTGCTCAGTGTCCGTTTGTTGGGGCCCACTTGCGGGACCTTTGGGCAACGAGGTGACGTTAACGTCTGTGATTGGCTGAGTGTTGCCTACAATGCTATGCCCATGAGAGATAATATATCATAATAgtacacatacatatatatatatacacacatacatatacataacttCGAGCCGTTCGAGTTAGTGAAATataaaatttgattatttttattaatattttttaacgtAGTTTAcgtaattaatttgattttctGGATAATGTTGTGTATTGGATAAACATTATAGAATAAGTTCGtcggaaaaaatattaataaatgatTGAATATATGACTACTAGTCAAACACTCAGTTTGTTCAATCAACTCAAAAAACACAATGTTAATTTTATTCTACcaaattgaaaattataaaaatattattttattgattgGCCTCAAAATTGTTATCatattgatatcaaatataatttatctaAAATGTAAACTATCCAAACTAAACCAAATAGTATCAGGCTTGAGCTTGGCTCAGTTTAAGATTGTTTGAGGCTCGGGCTCGATCCGAGCTTTTATTATCAGGCTCGAACTTGATTTGTCTTGAAATTACCAAGCTCGggaaaagctcgagctcgactcgttaaaagctcgtttagcatgttaatcaagTCAGGCTCGAGCTTaattcattaatagctcgtttagcATGTTTAACAAGCCTGACTTGAGCTTGGCTCGTTTTCGATCTCGTAAATCATAGAATTGAGCTCGAATTTGAGCTTGATTtgagcttgttaaaaattaaatataattataaactaattttaaatcagacataaaaatataaattcattcataaataaccaaaacaaCACAAATACTTCAACTAAGTCTGGTGAGAAAGTAGGGAGGACGTCAAAGAATCcattaaaatcaagaattacAAAATCATCTCTAATAACAACTAGTCAAGTATCCTGCAAAGTTCATAATAacattagtactaatattttaatttgtcTTGTGTTCAATTCCTTTCATTGACATtattactaatatttttatttgtcaactcaacaaatgagtcaAGCTCAAGCTTATGAGCCGAGCTCGATTTCGAGCTCGCGAGCCattatcaaacatgtttgcgagctcGCGAGCCGAATATCTTTAGGCTTGAGCTTGATTTGATTAATTTTTCAAGCTCAAAATCGAGTTTGAGATTGGCTTGATATGATTAATAAACGAAttcaaacgagctttttatcgaaccgagcttcgaatagctcgtaaacagtttggttcatttacatctctaaatttatctcacaaaaatataatttatctaAAAACTGGGGATTAGTTGCATTTAAAAAAAGTGGGGGATTAATTGATTATATTTGAGTTTATTGTCTAATAATACAGAATACCGGGGTTAGCAAATGGGAGAGTAGGGGTCTACGTCAGTGACGCAGGAGATTACGTAGAATGAAAAAAGTGACGGCTACGATTGATTCCTTTCTTCTGTGGTTCGTGTTCTTCTTACCATATTATTGGGTTGCATTTACATCACATCATGgggtatttttaaaaataatataaattaaaaatgtatttattaaaatattgcgAAATGGAAAGTAACATGAGAATATCACGGTCCGTGGAAGTTATTTCCggattcttttttaaaaaaaattaaaaaaatgtcgCGGATTTCGGATTGGATCACGGATTCTTAGAATTTATGACCGTCTATCACGAATCCGTGACCCGATACCACTTATAAATTGCACCTAGCATAAACCGAAAATCATGCATCTTCCGCATTTCTTCTCCTTCATTTGCGCACTTCAATTCGGAGGCTTTATTCGTTCAGACTTCGAGAGAATTGCGCCGAGTATTAGTAAttcagaatttgattttggAGAATTGTGCTGAGTATCAGAATTCGAGATAATTGCGTCGAATCTCTGTTTTCTCTTTCTATATTgagtttttttataatatttctaATAATGTTTGTAATTTATTGCAGATATTAAACATCGTTCGTTGATTCAATTACAAATTCTGTACAACCAGATTTGAAAAGGTaatttcaataatttcttatgatttatttgtattattatattgtattaatgtaattataattttgttcgTTTGCGTTATACTATTAAGtataattttgttatattttttatttttaatattactctcagtataaaatttttaatgagaataataataagaaattaataataaatataaattgtttatctttaagaaaaattcaaagttcgtattttaaatgtaattatattatttaaatatgagaATATGTTAATATTAGAGACTTTTTCACTGTTTAGtgtattaattataataatttaattaaaaataaaatgaaaaaaataattgtaaAATTACTGTATCACGCCTATTAAATTGgagtgatttttttaaaattcatcatattttttttaaaattttaaaataaacaattcACGCCTACttacttatttttttattaaaaattaattcatgtcaCGCCAATGAAGTAGGCGTGATATGAatcgaaataatatttttttattaaaatttaaaataggaCGTGACATGAattggaaatttttttaaaaaaataatttaaatgtaaGTCACGACTTATTATTgctatatttgaaaaaaaaaacttgacgGCTCGATCACTTTAATGAAGAAACGTACACATATATATTAAAAGTTACAAAAAcacaatattaataattttgaacgcattattatattttatatttttataatataaaaattaaaactaaaataaaattgaaactgATGTATTATGTGTACTAAATtggcataatttttttttaaaaaaaggcaATGCAAATGACTCGCTATAATTATTACAAAGTTGCATG contains the following coding sequences:
- the LOC142504846 gene encoding vanillin synthase, yielding MAGIAQLIAGVLILCAAGVISGSDLFVEENPIRQVVDGLHELENSILRVVGNSRHAFSFARFAHRYRKRYEDAEEIQKRFQIFVENLKMIRSHNRKGLSYTMGVNEFTDLTWEEFRKHRLGASQNCSATTRGNHKLTNVILPESKDWRENGIVSPVKNQGHCGSCWTFSTTGALEAAYSQAFGKGISLSEQQLVDCAGKFNNFGCNGGLPSQAFEYIKYNGGLETEDSYPYTGLDGSCKYSSENAVVKVVDSVNITLGAEDELKQAVAFVRPVSVAFEVVNGFRAYNGGVYTSTSCGHSPTDVNHAVLAVGYGVEDGIPYWLIKNSWGADWGDNGYFKMEMGKNMCGVATCASYPVVA